The following proteins come from a genomic window of Pseudomonas sp. MAG733B:
- a CDS encoding DUF3087 domain-containing protein translates to MFEIQPMNAETYRQQTRRSTLIIALTFVALAMALSTAAVALFGEPGGDNLRFNIGGVFAAVLLMAALMRKVFWTQEWMAPAVYSWQLKRSLMSVTNVMHHVTAAVDAGDPTAMKLLRFYHLGLNQMHQLDGNSSDHGQLRREMQEHEAKMQALGLDPEQTRLDPAWLEAVKRTSG, encoded by the coding sequence ATGTTCGAAATCCAGCCGATGAACGCCGAGACCTACCGGCAACAGACGCGGCGCAGCACGCTGATCATTGCCCTGACTTTCGTGGCGTTGGCGATGGCGCTGTCCACGGCGGCGGTGGCGTTGTTCGGCGAACCCGGCGGGGACAACCTGCGGTTCAACATCGGCGGCGTGTTTGCCGCGGTGCTGCTGATGGCGGCGCTGATGCGCAAGGTGTTCTGGACCCAGGAATGGATGGCGCCAGCGGTCTATAGTTGGCAACTCAAGCGTAGCCTGATGAGCGTGACCAATGTCATGCACCACGTTACGGCTGCCGTGGACGCGGGCGATCCGACCGCGATGAAGCTGCTGCGCTTCTATCATCTGGGGTTGAACCAGATGCACCAACTGGATGGTAACTCCAGCGACCATGGGCAATTACGCCGGGAAATGCAGGAGCACGAGGCGAAGATGCAAGCATTGGGGCTTGATCCCGAGCAGACGCGACTGGATCCGGCGTGGCTGGAGGCGGTGAAGCGCACATCAGGCTAA